The Aequorivita sublithincola DSM 14238 genome window below encodes:
- a CDS encoding RNA polymerase sigma factor — protein MNAIQPDRFALTKLPDSKVVERVLEGEKELFEILLRRYNQRLFRVIRSYIHSEDDVRDIMQDAYVKSYLKLHQFNNQSSFSTWLTRIAINEALQHIRKNKRLVTNYGKTESLENVFQLPDTNTMNPEKQTIKTETRAMVEQAVDRLPEKYRVVFVLQQVEGLTNPEIAECLKLTDSNVKVRLHRAKNLLKEELFKTTHDASIFEFGNHKCDAMVEGVMERIQNL, from the coding sequence ATGAATGCAATCCAGCCAGACAGATTTGCTTTAACCAAATTGCCCGATTCCAAAGTAGTGGAGCGGGTTTTAGAAGGTGAAAAGGAGTTATTCGAAATTTTACTGAGAAGATATAACCAACGTCTTTTTAGAGTGATAAGAAGTTATATCCATTCGGAAGATGATGTTCGGGATATTATGCAGGATGCTTATGTAAAGTCATATCTTAAACTGCACCAATTCAACAATCAGTCTTCTTTTTCCACTTGGCTTACTAGAATAGCCATTAATGAAGCCTTGCAACATATACGAAAGAATAAAAGATTAGTTACTAATTACGGAAAAACAGAAAGCTTGGAAAACGTTTTTCAATTACCAGATACAAATACTATGAATCCAGAAAAGCAAACCATAAAAACTGAAACTCGCGCTATGGTGGAACAAGCCGTAGACCGACTTCCTGAAAAATATAGGGTAGTTTTTGTGCTTCAACAGGTGGAAGGTTTAACCAATCCAGAGATTGCGGAATGCTTGAAATTAACGGATAGTAATGTGAAAGTACGTTTACATCGCGCCAAAAATTTACTAAAGGAAGAACTTTTCAAAACAACCCATGATGCTTCTATCTTCGAATTTGGCAATCATAAATGTGACGCAATGGTTGAAGGAGTTATGGAGCGAATTCAGAACTTGTAA
- a CDS encoding YCF48-related protein, giving the protein MEDIQYIFVAINLNLKNMQLFTSSIKNLIFTIIALLGAFLISQAQTFEYKDSGTDFILYDLSIPEGQNSVAYAAGSKFTFDTEGIILKSEDAGETWEKIYPLSGTSPSFEKIEFVSTDKGFVAGYNLFMKTEDGGATWTPMTVGTNVYLYNNLSFFNENIGFVSAQLDNAPYFAIYLTTDGGDTWTPATDVMNAGGFDVAYADQNTLFSVGADERIAKSTDGGDTWIQIYSGIIQNYFLSAYFKDQNNGVIAGEDGLLKTTHDGGATWSDFATGYHHFYALAYKGDQLLAGGTDTDIYISDDNGDNWSQIFMGNDQNQLYEIEFFEDGSGLIVGSGGIVIKFEDVFLGTEDNQFSENDLVSFYNSTSKTFSIQSKTEKIEKVAIYNITGQHVGSFTSNSNTFDANVSAYANGVYLVTVTSNNQTSSLKFLKQ; this is encoded by the coding sequence ATGGAAGACATTCAATATATATTTGTAGCCATAAACCTTAATTTAAAAAACATGCAGTTATTTACTAGTTCTATCAAAAATTTAATTTTCACTATTATAGCATTATTAGGAGCTTTTCTAATTTCGCAGGCACAAACCTTCGAGTACAAAGATTCTGGCACAGACTTTATTCTTTATGACCTTTCTATCCCCGAAGGTCAGAATTCAGTTGCGTATGCTGCCGGGTCTAAATTTACTTTTGATACTGAAGGAATTATCCTAAAATCTGAAGACGCTGGCGAAACCTGGGAAAAAATCTATCCGCTATCCGGCACTTCCCCAAGTTTTGAGAAAATTGAATTTGTTTCCACAGATAAAGGCTTCGTCGCTGGCTACAATCTTTTTATGAAGACAGAAGACGGCGGTGCTACTTGGACGCCAATGACCGTTGGTACGAATGTATATCTATACAACAACCTTTCTTTTTTCAACGAAAACATAGGTTTTGTTTCCGCACAGTTGGATAATGCCCCTTATTTCGCCATTTATTTAACAACCGATGGTGGTGACACTTGGACGCCAGCAACAGACGTAATGAACGCAGGTGGATTTGACGTTGCTTATGCAGATCAAAATACCCTATTTTCAGTTGGTGCAGATGAACGCATCGCAAAATCAACAGACGGCGGCGATACTTGGATACAGATATATTCGGGAATCATTCAAAATTATTTCCTATCGGCATATTTTAAAGATCAAAACAATGGCGTTATTGCTGGTGAAGATGGATTACTTAAAACAACACACGACGGCGGCGCCACTTGGTCTGATTTTGCCACAGGTTATCATCATTTTTATGCATTGGCATACAAAGGCGACCAATTATTAGCAGGCGGTACTGATACAGATATTTATATTTCTGATGATAACGGCGATAATTGGAGTCAGATTTTTATGGGCAACGATCAAAATCAGTTATATGAAATTGAATTTTTTGAAGATGGCTCAGGGCTTATTGTTGGTTCAGGAGGAATTGTGATCAAGTTTGAAGATGTTTTTCTTGGAACTGAAGACAATCAATTTTCGGAAAACGATCTAGTAAGTTTTTACAATTCAACTTCAAAAACGTTTAGTATTCAGTCTAAAACCGAAAAGATTGAAAAAGTAGCGATTTATAATATTACTGGGCAGCATGTTGGCTCTTTCACAAGCAATTCAAACACTTTTGATGCAAATGTTTCGGCTTATGCAAACGGTGTTTACTTGGTTACTGTTACTAGCAATAACCAAACAAGCAGCTTGAAATTTTTAAAGCAATAG